A single window of Rhodamnia argentea isolate NSW1041297 chromosome 5, ASM2092103v1, whole genome shotgun sequence DNA harbors:
- the LOC115739985 gene encoding RNA-dependent RNA polymerase 1-like, with protein sequence MCKTIFIGGFSWLVTVDTVRGFLEQRTGKDTVYAIKVRPDKRGVGSYAIVQFMDPEDANGVISSASLDFQYGASHLTARQAEHDIVQRPRTLSHSMEGIALHFGCQVSARRFSTLWTGVNVAVNLWTAPRKFWFLLSYRGTEYRLELSNENIWRVELHRPRSRSTMHLVIQLYGAPCIYKKVVQHSEDILYSPRYNFFKDGSGDRWVRATDFTTLGCIGQSSAVCLEIPCECTVPDFHENFINYKETHGTLSMEVGSPFSCSVDLVPIVGPPRGIDLPYEILFKINLLVQNGCLAGPCLDSSFYRIVDLWKIDKDIISDALDKLFHLKECCYEPSKWLIEQYKKYLTSRHTTKLSSITLDAGLVYVHRVQITPCRVYFFDPEINVSNHVLRSYSEYIDSFIRISFVDEDLNKLHSTNLSPSTASRHGRAEIYERILSVLKNGIRIGDKKFEFFAYSSSQLRENSAWMFAPTNGCTAATIRAKMGEFSQIRNVAKYASRLGQSLSSSTETLNVGRHEVEVIPDVEAKSSVHNINYVFSDGIGKISVEFAWKVARKCGFEGYTPSAFQIRYGGYKGVVAVDLTSCVKLSLRKSMSKYESNETKLNVLSWSKYQPCFLNRQLITLLSTLGVPDHVFEKKQRDAVDQLNAILVDPLRAQEALEVMPPGENGNILKEMLMCGYRPDAEPFLSMMLQTFRATKLFLLRTKTKIFLPEGRSMMGCLDETRTLEYGQVFVQYSGRRKKQMGDGSIMFIGTDSDQRSVVKGDVVVAKNPCLHPGDVRVLTAVDVPALHHMVDCVVFPQKGKRPHPNECSGSDLDGDVYFVSWDSELVPHHQIQPMDYTPTPIKQLDHDVTIEEVEEYFVNFMLNDSLGIIADAHTAFADREPEKAMSAECLELARLHSTAVDFPKTGVTAVVPRHLYAKAYPDFMEKLDKSSYPSSNVIGKLFREVKDLAFASSSIGKFTLEMAMRSYDPDMEVDGFEAYIDDAFYHKGNYDYKLGNLMEYYEIKTEADILSGCTMEMSKSLSKKWNTEAIPLAVNSLRKEARNWFNEKGSGSDSEAVDVYAKASAWYHVTYHPSYWGCYNEGLNRDHYLSFPWCVYDKLIQIKKERRGRTTVSMSALEDRFTRGLRLS encoded by the exons ATGTGTAAGACCATATTCATAGGCGGATTCTCTTGGTTAGTGACTGTAGATACAGTCAGGGGATTCCTGGAGCAAAGGACTGGGAAAGACACCGTTTATGCCATCAAAGTTAGACCAGACAAACGTGGGGTTGGATCATATGCTATTGTCCAGTTTATGGACCCTGAAGATGCCAATGGTGTTATCTCATCGGCTAGTCTAGATTTCCAGTATGGAGCTTCTCATCTAACTGCTCGCCAGGCCGAGCACGATATTGTACAGAGGCCGAGGACCCTTTCGCATTCGATGGAAGGAATTGCTTTGCATTTTGGCTGCCAGGTATCAGCTAGAAGGTTCTCTACTCTGTGGACAGGGGTGAATGTCGCTGTGAATCTATGGACAGCGCCGAGAAAGTTCTGGTTTCTTCTGTCTTATCGCGGTACAGAGTATAGGCTCGAGTTATCCAACGAGAATATCTGGCGGGTCGAGCTGCACCGTCCAAGAAGCCGATCGACAATGCATCTTGTGATTCAG CTGTATGGGGCTCCctgtatatataaaaaagtaGTTCAGCATTCGGAGGATATTTTGTACAGTCCTCGCTACAACTTTTTTAAAGATGGCTCTGGTGACCGGTGGGTGAGAGCGACTGATTTTACTACATTGGGTTGCATTGGACAATCTTCTGCTGTATGTTTAGAGATACCCTGTGAATGCACGGTTccagattttcatgaaaacttTATCAATTATAAGGAAACCCATGGAACATTGTCTATGGAAGTTGGTTCTCCTTTTTCCTGCAGTGTGGATCTAGTTCCAATCGTTGGCCCTCCCAGAGGAATTGACTTGCCTTATGAGATCCTCttcaagataaatttgttagtTCAGAATGGCTGTCTAGCCGGACCTTGTCTTGATTCTTCCTTTTATCGAATAGTTGATCTATGGAAAATAGACAAGGACATCATCTCAGATGCCTTAGACAAACTGTTCCATTTGAAAGAATGTTGTTATGAGCCTTCAAAGTGGCTTATCGAGCAGTACAAGAAATATCTCACCTCCCGGCATACTACAAAACTGTCTTCAATAACGTTAGATGCTGGCTTGGTTTATGTACATAGGGTCCAAATAACACCATGCAGGGTGTATTTTTTTGATCCAGAAATTAATGTCTCAAATCATGTGTTGCGGAGTTATTCTGAATATATCGACAGTTTTATCCGCATTTCTTTTGTGGATGAGGACTTGAATAAACTCCATTCAACTAATTTATCTCCTAGTACCGCTTCGAGACATGGAAGGGCAGAGATATATGAAAGAATCCTTTCTGTACTGAAGAACGGCATAAGAATAGGTGATaagaagtttgaattttttgcctACTCATCCAGTCAGTTACGCGAAAATTCTGCTTGGATGTTTGCTCCAACAAATGGGTGTACTGCTGCAACTATTAGGGCAAAGATGGGTGAATTCAGTCAAATAAGAAATGTGGCAAAATATGCCTCAAGACTCGGCCAATCCTTGAGTTCATCTACTGAAACTCTCAATGTTGGTAGACATGAAGTTGAAGTCATTCCGGATGTTGAAGCCAAATCCTCCGTTCATAACATAAATTATGTCTTTTCTGATGGAATCGGGAAAATATCTGTAGAGTTCGCTTGGAAAGTTGCGAGAAAATGTGGCTTCGAGGGCTATACTCCTTCTGCATTTCAAATTCGCTATGGCGGATATAAAGGCGTTGTAGCAGTTGATCTGACGTCGTGTGTTAAACTGTCACTCAGAAAGAGCATGTCCAAGTATGAATCGAATGAGACAAAGCTAAATGTCTTGTCATGGAGCAAATATCAGCCCTGCTTTCTGAATCGCCAGTTGATCACGCTTCTCTCAACACTAGGTGTTCCGGATCACGTGtttgagaaaaaacaaagagatgCTGTAGATCAGCTAAATGCCATTTTAGTTGATCCCTTACGAGCACAAGAAGCTCTAGAGGTAATGCCCCCCGGCGAGAATGGTAACATCCTCAAGGAAATGTTAATGTGTGGTTATAGGCCTGATGCCGAGCCATTTCTATCAATGATGCTGCAAACATTCAGAGCAACAAAATTGTTTCTATTGCGGACAAAGACAAAGATATTTCTTCCTGAAGGAAGATCGATGATGGGATGCCTTGACGAGACCCGAACTTTAGAATATGGTCAGGTGTTTGTCCAGTACTccggaagaaggaaaaaacagatGGGGGATGGGTCAATCATGTTCATTGGTACTGACTCTGATCAACGCTCTGTCGTTAAGGGAGATGTAGTTGTTGCCAAGAATCCTTGCTTACATCCAGGTGATGTGCGTGTTCTAACCGCCGTAGATGTGCCAGCTTTACATCATATGGTGGATTGTGTTGTTTttccacaaaaaggaaaaag GCCTCATCCAAATGAGTGTTCAGGGAGTGATTTGGATGGAGATGTATACTTTGTGTCCTGGGATTCTGAACTAGTTCCGCATCACCAGATACAACCTATGGACTACACCCCTACCCCAATCAAACAGTTGGATCATGATGTCACTATTGAG GAAGTGGAGGAGTACTTTGTAAACTTCATGCTTAATGACAGCCTCGGAATTATTGCCGATGCCCACACTGCGTTTGCGGATAGGGAGCCGGAAAAGGCCATGAGCGCCGAATGTTTAGAGCTTGCAAGACTTCACTCTACTGCGGTGGACTTCCCAAAGACTGGTGTAACTGCTGTGGTGCCTCGTCATTTGTACGCCAAAGCATACCCGGACTTCATGGAGAAGCTTGACAAGTCCAGCTACCCTTCCAGTAACGTGATCGGAAAGCTTTTCCGGGAAGTCAAAGATCTAGCATTTGCATCAAGCTCTATCGGGAAGTTCACGCTGGAAATGGCGATGCGATCCTATGACCCAGATATGGAAGTTGACGGATTCGAGGCATACATCGACGACGCTTTCTATCACAAAGGCAATTATGATTACAAGTTGGGGAATCTGATGGAGTACTATGAGATTAAAACGGAGGCTGATATACTCAGTGGCTGTACAATGGAAATGTCCAAATCTCTCTCCAAGAAGTGGAATACCGAAGCCATTCCTTTGGCTGTAAATTCCCTGAGAAAGGAAGCTCGGAACTGGTTTAATGAAAAGGGAAGTGGTTCAGATTCTGAGGCTGTTGATGTATATGCAAAGGCGTCTGCTTGGTATCATGTCACGTATCACCCTAGTTATTGGGGTTGCTACAACGAGGGTTTGAATCGAGATCATTATCTTAGCTTCCCCTGGTGCGTATATGATAAACTAATCCAAATTAAGAAGGAAAGACGAGGTAGGACAACTGTCTCTATGTCCGCTCTTGAAGACCGCTTCACCCGTGGATTGCGCCTGAGTTGA